The Vigna angularis cultivar LongXiaoDou No.4 chromosome 9, ASM1680809v1, whole genome shotgun sequence DNA window TGATTTTTGTGTCTAACTCATTATCAGAGGCCAAGCTGAGAGAGAATTTAAAGTAGAGGTAGAAGCAATTGGTCGTGTGCGCCATAAGAATCTTGTTAGGTTGCTTGGATACTGTGTTGAGGGAGCTTACAGGTATTTTTCCAGTTTACTTTGAACATTGAAGATAGAAAGTTTGTTTGGTTTGAATGTTGTAACATTTGATATATGTTGTTGTATCGCAGGATGCTTGTATATGAATATGTTGACAATGGGAATCTAGAACAGTGGCTGCACGGCGATGTTGGAGCTGTGAGCCCTATAACCTGGGATATCCGAATGAACATTATATTGGGCACAGCAAAAGGGTACTGTATCAATGGTCTAATATGCATTCTGATATCCATTTCAGTGTTTGAAAGGCTTTGATCAAAGTGATTTCTTCTGTGTATCTTTTCAGACTGGCCTATCTTCATGAGGGTCTTGAACCGAAAGTTGTCCACAGAGACGTCAAATCGAGCAACATACTGCTTGATCGTCAATGGAACCCAAAGGTTTCTGATTTTGGGCTTGCCAAGCTTTTGTCTGCTGATCATAGTTATGTCACTACTCGAGTTATGGGAACCTTTGGGTTAGTATGGTTTAACAAAGCTTTTTCCTATCTCTATTTGgtattataattagttatcaCTACCTCCATTCTCATATATAAGCAAAGAAAAACCAACTTTGCACATGTTAAGGAAAACAGtaaagtgttttaatttttacaatcaATAGATATTCTTCCTACAATGTCTTTTtcgtaaaacaaaaaatacatattatacaTGAGAAGCGAGGTAGTATTACTGAAATTCAAGGTCCACAACCACAATTAGTGATTctcctcttttttcttttctgcagtTATGTTGCACCTGAGTATGCCTGCACCGGAATGCTGACTGAGAAGAGTGATGTGTATAGTTTTGGAATACTTATCATGGAAATAATTACAGGAAGAAGTCCTGTTGATTACAGTAGACCACAAGGAGAGGTTGGAAACATACCAACACAGTCAACAGTTTTGAGAttgtttcattttattgttGTCTGCATGGTTCTCTCTTGTTTCCCCTAACTCTGGAAGTTGGAATTCTTTCAGGTTAATTTGATAGAGTGGTTGAAAAGCATGGTTGGGAATCGAAAATCTGAGGAAGTAGTTGATCCTAAGATTGCTGAAAAGCCATCTTCAAGGGCTATTAAACGGGCTCTTTTGGTTGCTCTTCGATGTGTCGACCCTGATGCTGCAAAGAGGCCTAAAATAGGCCATGTTATCCACATGCTCGAGGCTGAGGACCTCTTATTCCGTGATgtatgttctttcttcttttcaaacCAGCAAACAGAAGTCCAGATTTTCTACTGGGTTTTTTGGTGTTGTCTTCTGCTGAACATTAAAAATACACTGATGttgaaatattataattctttttaatatattttaaaacatcaaaataagtGTCAATCATTATATTTTGCAGGCACAGTAGTGAGACAACACCAAAAATTCAGTAGAGAATCTAAATTCCAAAAATAAAGAATTCAGTTTTGCTGTAATCTGATGCTTATCTCTTTCGTTGTTCCTGTCTGTAGGAACGAAGGACTGAGGGAGAATCTTCCCGTTCCCACCGTGATTATCAACTGGAGCATAAAGGCTCAGGATTAGATAAAAGGCAAACAGGTGGAGAAATCAACTCTCAGAGTGAAGATGACAGTTCTACTAGTAGTAGATATCACCATCATCAGCCTACTAGATGGAAATAATTGTAGCATGATAACTGAAAAGCAATGTGccatatta harbors:
- the LOC108321599 gene encoding probable serine/threonine-protein kinase At1g01540 — its product is MSVYDAAFVNTELSKRTSIFGLRLWVVIGILVGSLIVIVLFLISLCLTSRRRHHHKTPLRRRAAAIPTPPISKEILEIVHVAPPPDTVNLPPPKAEPRAAAVLYSSGESRGAVSLCETASSLGSGSVGPEVSHLGWGRWFTLRELEAATNGLCEENVIGEGGYGIVYRGLLPDGNKVAVKNLLNNKGQAEREFKVEVEAIGRVRHKNLVRLLGYCVEGAYRMLVYEYVDNGNLEQWLHGDVGAVSPITWDIRMNIILGTAKGLAYLHEGLEPKVVHRDVKSSNILLDRQWNPKVSDFGLAKLLSADHSYVTTRVMGTFGYVAPEYACTGMLTEKSDVYSFGILIMEIITGRSPVDYSRPQGEVNLIEWLKSMVGNRKSEEVVDPKIAEKPSSRAIKRALLVALRCVDPDAAKRPKIGHVIHMLEAEDLLFRDERRTEGESSRSHRDYQLEHKGSGLDKRQTGGEINSQSEDDSSTSSRYHHHQPTRWK